Proteins from one Salinispora arenicola genomic window:
- a CDS encoding TetR/AcrR family transcriptional regulator has product MTTAQHTPKLTARGAATRTRIVAATADLVREHGAAGTSLDDVMAASGTSKSQLYHYFANKDDLLRAAAWQQTDRTMEAQRPELDQLDSLAGLRRWRDKFVTAHDEAGNVGGCPLGSLASELADGDPQTRTVLQKCFTAWASPLLMGLTAMRDQGRLRPDADPDALAEAIMAALQGGLLLSKTYRSSRPLARALDMAIDHVASFSTVPEAAVADRSTGTAAAKV; this is encoded by the coding sequence ATGACGACCGCGCAGCACACCCCCAAGCTGACCGCCCGGGGGGCGGCGACCAGGACCCGCATCGTGGCGGCCACAGCCGACCTCGTGCGCGAGCACGGGGCCGCGGGCACGAGCCTCGACGATGTGATGGCGGCGAGCGGGACCAGTAAGTCGCAGCTGTACCACTACTTTGCGAACAAGGACGATCTACTCCGCGCGGCAGCATGGCAGCAGACCGACCGGACGATGGAGGCACAGCGCCCCGAGCTGGACCAACTGGACTCCCTGGCCGGCCTGCGTCGCTGGCGCGACAAGTTCGTCACCGCGCACGACGAGGCCGGGAACGTGGGTGGCTGTCCACTCGGGTCGCTGGCCAGCGAACTCGCCGACGGCGATCCACAGACTCGTACCGTGCTGCAGAAGTGTTTCACCGCGTGGGCATCCCCACTGCTCATGGGGCTGACCGCGATGCGCGACCAGGGACGTCTGAGACCGGACGCCGATCCGGACGCACTGGCCGAAGCCATCATGGCCGCCTTACAGGGCGGGCTGCTGCTGAGCAAGACTTACCGGTCCAGTCGCCCACTCGCCCGAGCACTGGACATGGCCATCGATCACGTGGCCAGCTTCTCCACCGTCCCGGAAGCTGCGGTGGCGGATCGCAGCACCGGAACCGCGGCGGCGAAGGTGTAG
- a CDS encoding LOG family protein, with protein sequence MAVQVAVCGPRYCTDDDVDNARRVGELLADRGATIICGGGVGVMAACAAGARAKNGVVIGIRPNDSKDGACPDLSATIVTNMGEARNAIIVWSADAVISVGGSWGTLSEVALAMRRGQVPVVALGGWRVVQADGELVPGLRYVDTAEAAVAEALHSARST encoded by the coding sequence GTGGCCGTTCAAGTAGCCGTCTGTGGACCCCGATACTGCACAGACGACGATGTCGACAACGCTCGGCGCGTCGGCGAACTCCTGGCCGACCGGGGAGCAACCATCATCTGCGGCGGAGGCGTAGGCGTCATGGCAGCCTGCGCAGCCGGCGCCCGCGCCAAGAACGGCGTTGTCATTGGCATCCGCCCCAACGACAGCAAGGACGGCGCCTGCCCAGACCTGTCTGCCACGATCGTCACGAACATGGGCGAGGCCCGTAACGCCATCATCGTGTGGAGCGCTGACGCCGTGATCAGTGTCGGTGGCTCCTGGGGCACCCTCAGCGAGGTCGCTCTCGCCATGCGCCGGGGACAAGTGCCGGTCGTGGCACTCGGCGGATGGCGAGTTGTGCAGGCCGATGGTGAACTGGTGCCCGGCCTCCGGTATGTAGACACGGCAGAGGCCGCCGTCGCCGAAGCCCTCCATTCTGCGCGTTCGACATGA
- a CDS encoding B12-binding domain-containing radical SAM protein, translating into MQRLLRPRVLLTALYRPEIFPLPRFPLAISDLARAARSTLTGQVDLLDMQLGATLDDLIAAIDENPPDVLGVSATFGQHDLMLRLLDQVYSMAVAPLVLAGGSLTARNERLLLDRYPQLLVARGAGEPTIQDAISYWHGDISLPDIRGIGYSGNSRAQKGMLQVGRYRRTRTIANRAQTDNLPELDLLDATFTHRGVAQLETSRGCTNYCSFCPRGHKGTWSGARPDGMPAVLASMSKVFDRHPETSRTLYLVDEEFIGGDPDAVPRALAVADTVHRAGFRWESSCRVDQVVDPHRDRQWHLDRARMWHGLLQRGLRRMLFGVESGVTSILERFNKETTAEQNALAIRTLTALGVPTRFTYITFDPLMTRDELAESHAFQARTDLLLRPLPYLPVETIVDGVRDETFVAAHTTGRPLHTGISYMLVSMECLIGAAYTRRAEQAGLTRTIRPSMGRVDADYADWRIGSASHHAQLWIDRNFAFDYTLKSLEKILDGQARRQVRAARVVLKNAAATLLGRMLDLIDRHPLHTPAPEALNPALIDLLNRGLGEVHAAMTPTIATVLAVLPADRADILTTAHTHWTTPTGWDLINTADPCGT; encoded by the coding sequence ATGCAGCGTCTACTCCGCCCGCGTGTCCTGCTGACAGCCCTGTACCGGCCGGAGATCTTCCCACTGCCCCGGTTTCCGCTGGCGATTTCTGATCTTGCACGAGCAGCGCGAAGCACCCTGACCGGCCAAGTGGACCTGTTGGATATGCAGTTGGGGGCCACCCTCGACGACCTCATCGCCGCTATTGACGAGAATCCCCCCGACGTCCTCGGAGTGTCCGCGACGTTTGGACAGCACGACCTGATGCTCCGGCTGCTGGATCAGGTGTACAGCATGGCCGTGGCACCGCTGGTGCTTGCAGGCGGCAGCCTCACCGCACGCAACGAGCGCCTGCTACTGGACCGATACCCACAGCTACTCGTAGCCCGTGGGGCCGGCGAGCCGACGATCCAGGACGCGATCAGCTACTGGCACGGCGACATTTCACTGCCCGACATCCGAGGTATCGGCTACTCCGGCAACAGCCGTGCCCAAAAGGGCATGCTGCAGGTGGGCCGGTACCGCCGGACCCGGACGATCGCCAACCGCGCACAGACAGACAACTTGCCGGAGCTAGACCTGCTCGATGCCACGTTCACCCACCGCGGCGTCGCGCAACTAGAAACGTCACGAGGATGCACCAACTACTGCTCGTTCTGCCCACGCGGACATAAGGGCACGTGGTCCGGGGCACGACCCGACGGAATGCCGGCGGTCCTGGCATCGATGTCGAAGGTATTTGACCGCCATCCCGAAACCTCGCGAACGCTGTACCTGGTAGACGAAGAGTTCATCGGCGGCGACCCGGACGCCGTACCCCGGGCCTTGGCCGTCGCCGACACCGTCCATCGGGCAGGATTTCGCTGGGAGTCGTCATGCCGGGTTGACCAGGTAGTGGACCCTCACCGCGACCGACAGTGGCACCTCGACCGCGCACGCATGTGGCACGGGCTGCTGCAGCGGGGACTACGTCGCATGTTGTTCGGGGTCGAGTCCGGGGTCACGTCGATCCTTGAGCGATTCAACAAGGAGACCACAGCCGAGCAGAACGCTCTGGCTATCCGGACCCTGACCGCGCTGGGGGTACCAACCCGGTTCACGTATATCACCTTCGACCCGCTCATGACCCGCGACGAACTGGCCGAGAGCCATGCGTTCCAGGCCCGCACCGACCTCCTCCTACGGCCGCTGCCCTACCTTCCGGTCGAGACAATCGTGGACGGGGTCCGCGATGAGACGTTCGTCGCCGCGCATACCACCGGTCGGCCGCTGCACACCGGCATCTCCTACATGCTCGTGTCTATGGAGTGCCTGATCGGAGCGGCGTACACCCGTCGCGCTGAACAGGCTGGCCTGACCCGCACCATCCGCCCGTCAATGGGCCGCGTTGACGCCGACTACGCCGACTGGCGCATCGGCAGCGCCTCCCACCACGCACAGCTATGGATCGACCGGAACTTCGCGTTCGACTACACCCTCAAAAGCCTGGAGAAAATTCTCGACGGCCAGGCTCGACGCCAGGTCCGCGCCGCGAGAGTGGTCCTCAAGAACGCCGCAGCGACCCTTCTCGGCCGTATGCTCGACCTCATCGACCGGCACCCACTCCACACCCCCGCCCCGGAAGCTCTCAACCCCGCGTTGATTGACCTGCTGAACCGAGGGCTTGGCGAGGTGCACGCGGCCATGACACCGACCATCGCCACGGTCCTCGCCGTGCTTCCCGCCGACCGAGCCGACATCCTCACCACCGCCCATACTCACTGGACCACCCCCACCGGCTGGGATCTAATCAACACGGCAGACCCATGCGGCACGTGA
- a CDS encoding NUDIX hydrolase, with protein sequence MPEPHRFPVDILILLQRPDGRILLTKRAGSIYLAGSWAVPGGKVDSGEDVIAAAIRELNEETGVTVTHDQLTFIGVTHHRPPHHDSRIGFGFLATDWTSEPRNVEPDKCSQLAWFLPDELPDPTMPYTAEVIRLYQEKQPFSLHGW encoded by the coding sequence ATGCCCGAACCCCACCGTTTTCCCGTTGACATCCTCATCCTCCTTCAACGACCCGACGGACGGATCCTGCTCACCAAACGCGCCGGTTCCATCTACCTCGCCGGCTCCTGGGCTGTCCCCGGAGGCAAAGTTGACTCTGGCGAAGACGTAATCGCCGCCGCCATCCGGGAGCTGAATGAAGAAACCGGAGTAACGGTCACCCACGACCAACTCACCTTCATCGGAGTCACGCACCACCGCCCCCCACACCACGACTCCCGCATCGGGTTCGGCTTCCTCGCCACCGACTGGACCAGCGAACCCCGCAACGTCGAGCCCGATAAATGCTCCCAACTCGCCTGGTTCCTACCAGACGAGCTACCCGACCCGACCATGCCCTACACCGCCGAGGTGATCCGCCTCTATCAAGAGAAGCAACCTTTCTCCCTGCACGGCTGGTGA
- a CDS encoding DUF1540 domain-containing protein, producing MKTLLQSPPVRECAATACSFNDSGCHAPAITVASAGDAASCATFVESSVSGGIAEVTGAVGACARSECVHNTNLACTANSITVGPGATASDCLTYQPA from the coding sequence ATGAAAACTCTGCTGCAGTCACCCCCGGTACGTGAATGCGCTGCCACGGCGTGCAGTTTCAACGACAGTGGCTGCCACGCTCCCGCGATCACCGTCGCCTCGGCGGGTGACGCCGCGTCCTGCGCGACGTTCGTGGAGTCCTCCGTCTCCGGCGGAATTGCCGAAGTGACCGGCGCGGTGGGTGCCTGCGCACGCTCCGAGTGCGTCCACAACACCAACCTCGCCTGCACCGCCAACTCCATCACCGTCGGCCCTGGTGCCACCGCCAGCGACTGCCTGACCTACCAACCCGCCTGA
- a CDS encoding MerR family transcriptional regulator translates to MDDLIPIGRFSRMSRLSVKALRFYNEQGLLAPAWVDPSSGYRYYRRAQAERAEAIRVLRAIDMPIADIRDLLADDDPELTGKRLVAHRERLRARLAEQERMLRFLEVLIDRGGRVMPYDVIVKEAATIPVASLTLHTSLDAIGADMGRGFGTVVDAIGNAGAESNGKPFVIYHDVIDEQTNGDIEICIPVPAGTVLPGDPVRYHELPGGPVATTVHRGPYQEISPAYHVVTGWIEQEGMHPAGPPREVYLNDPQTVSPAELLTEVQFPIDRAPR, encoded by the coding sequence ATGGACGACCTGATCCCGATCGGGCGTTTCTCCCGGATGAGCCGGCTGTCAGTCAAGGCCCTGCGCTTCTACAACGAGCAGGGCCTGCTCGCACCCGCTTGGGTCGACCCGTCCTCGGGCTACCGCTACTACCGGCGGGCCCAGGCCGAGCGGGCCGAGGCGATCCGGGTACTACGTGCGATCGACATGCCGATCGCGGATATCCGCGACCTACTTGCCGACGACGACCCGGAACTGACCGGCAAACGCCTCGTCGCGCACCGGGAGCGGTTGCGGGCCCGGCTCGCCGAGCAGGAGCGGATGCTGCGGTTCCTCGAAGTACTCATCGATCGGGGAGGACGTGTCATGCCGTACGACGTCATTGTGAAGGAAGCCGCCACTATTCCGGTGGCCAGCCTCACCCTGCACACCAGCCTCGATGCGATCGGCGCCGACATGGGCCGCGGTTTCGGCACGGTCGTCGACGCCATCGGCAACGCCGGTGCCGAGTCCAACGGGAAGCCGTTCGTCATCTACCACGACGTCATCGACGAACAGACCAACGGTGACATCGAGATCTGCATCCCGGTTCCGGCCGGCACCGTCCTGCCCGGCGACCCGGTCCGCTACCATGAGCTCCCCGGCGGCCCGGTCGCCACCACCGTCCACCGAGGGCCATACCAGGAGATCAGCCCCGCCTACCACGTCGTCACCGGCTGGATCGAGCAGGAGGGTATGCATCCGGCGGGCCCGCCGCGCGAGGTCTACCTCAACGACCCTCAAACGGTCAGTCCCGCTGAGCTGCTCACCGAGGTGCAGTTTCCCATCGACCGGGCGCCGCGCTGA
- a CDS encoding NUDIX hydrolase → MVEKQATELTRWTIHGERVVDDTRRARLSIAEVELPDGARFEQYVIRAPRSAMVAVLDDRERLLLMRRHRFVFDRWVWELPGGYVDDDEHPAQCAVREVEEETGWRPQAVEPLLSFQPWVGTADAENLLFLAQRAEYIGAPVDVNEAERVAWIPLDEAYELVSRGEIVGAGTVIAMLELVARKARGEL, encoded by the coding sequence GTGGTGGAGAAGCAGGCGACGGAGTTGACCCGGTGGACCATCCACGGCGAGCGGGTCGTGGATGACACCCGGCGGGCGCGGTTGAGTATCGCCGAGGTGGAGTTGCCGGATGGAGCTCGCTTCGAGCAGTACGTGATCCGGGCTCCCCGGTCGGCCATGGTCGCCGTGCTCGATGATCGGGAGCGCCTGTTGTTGATGCGGCGGCACCGGTTCGTGTTCGACCGGTGGGTGTGGGAGCTGCCCGGCGGCTACGTTGACGACGACGAGCACCCGGCGCAATGCGCGGTGCGGGAGGTCGAGGAGGAGACCGGCTGGCGGCCCCAGGCGGTCGAGCCGTTGTTGTCCTTCCAACCCTGGGTCGGGACCGCCGACGCCGAGAACCTGCTGTTCCTGGCCCAGCGGGCCGAGTACATCGGTGCGCCCGTGGACGTGAACGAAGCTGAGCGGGTCGCGTGGATTCCGCTCGACGAGGCGTACGAGCTGGTGTCCCGGGGGGAGATCGTCGGTGCGGGCACGGTGATCGCGATGCTGGAGTTGGTCGCGCGTAAGGCCCGTGGGGAACTGTGA
- a CDS encoding peroxiredoxin family protein — translation MARLSNGQRFPNLQVPAVGGGQLNLPDDLAGQFGVVLIYRGSWCPYCNAQLAAFQRASDTLTTLGVRVAALSSDDEGASRQLVEKYRLGFPIGHSADIATVAEATGAYVNDEPHHLQSTGFVLAPDGTVLTAVYSSGAIGRLVPDDVAGLVRYIREHS, via the coding sequence GTGGCTCGGCTCAGCAACGGACAGCGCTTTCCGAACCTTCAGGTCCCCGCGGTCGGCGGTGGCCAGCTCAACCTGCCCGACGACCTCGCCGGCCAGTTCGGTGTCGTGTTGATCTACCGCGGATCGTGGTGCCCGTACTGCAACGCACAACTGGCGGCCTTCCAGCGGGCCAGCGACACTCTCACCACACTCGGCGTACGTGTCGCCGCGCTGTCCTCCGACGACGAGGGGGCCTCCCGTCAACTCGTGGAGAAGTATCGGCTCGGCTTCCCCATCGGGCACAGCGCCGACATCGCCACGGTGGCCGAGGCGACCGGCGCCTATGTCAATGACGAACCGCACCACCTGCAGTCGACGGGGTTCGTGCTCGCACCCGACGGCACCGTGCTGACGGCCGTCTACTCGAGCGGAGCGATTGGCCGCCTGGTCCCCGACGACGTCGCCGGTCTGGTCCGCTACATCCGCGAACACAGCTGA
- a CDS encoding aldo/keto reductase, protein MRHVTASEQPPRQLTRLGRTSPALAAGCWPLAGPCVNDGADVGWAPTHDIVALDALRAAWERGLRLFDTADVYGHGRGEERLGYLLAEVPRDQVIVSTKTGYDRRSGHPYQALQMKRHLRRSLTRLGTDHIDIYAYHSTDFGSNDQYLAEAIAQMNEFKREGLTRAVAIRAPHEFAVQWAAENRPRGQQARRFLHLLDRCQPGLIAVRHNLLSPVYQTDETTVIDLARQRGMDLLIKQVLGQGLLIRHPGPQATASLFGAGDHRRQHNWFSPLGRRLIWDGLRPIRDRYGHTPAALANVAIRFALTTAPTAVSMLGFRTASQITTITTPGPALTPTEIEDLAAIGTRIRGSLNQAFPTKTRL, encoded by the coding sequence ATGCGGCACGTGACCGCCTCCGAGCAGCCGCCGCGACAACTCACCCGGCTCGGCCGCACCTCCCCGGCACTGGCCGCCGGCTGCTGGCCCCTCGCCGGTCCCTGCGTCAACGACGGCGCGGACGTCGGCTGGGCACCCACCCACGACATCGTGGCATTAGACGCCCTACGCGCCGCCTGGGAAAGGGGACTGCGACTGTTCGATACCGCCGACGTATACGGCCATGGCCGAGGCGAGGAACGGCTCGGCTACCTGCTTGCCGAGGTGCCCCGCGACCAGGTGATCGTCAGCACCAAGACCGGCTACGACCGGCGCAGTGGGCACCCATACCAGGCGCTTCAAATGAAGCGGCACCTACGACGGTCACTCACCCGACTAGGCACCGACCACATCGACATCTACGCCTACCACAGCACAGACTTCGGCTCAAACGACCAATACCTCGCCGAAGCAATCGCACAAATGAACGAGTTCAAACGCGAGGGCCTAACCCGCGCCGTCGCGATTCGCGCTCCGCATGAATTCGCCGTGCAATGGGCGGCCGAGAACAGACCACGCGGGCAACAGGCACGACGATTCCTGCACCTGCTCGACCGATGCCAACCAGGCCTGATCGCCGTCCGCCACAACCTGCTCAGCCCTGTCTATCAGACTGACGAGACCACCGTGATCGACCTAGCGCGACAACGCGGAATGGACCTGCTCATCAAGCAGGTCCTCGGGCAGGGTCTCCTCATCCGCCACCCCGGACCCCAGGCGACAGCATCGCTATTCGGCGCCGGTGACCATCGCCGACAGCACAACTGGTTTAGCCCCCTCGGGCGACGCCTAATCTGGGACGGTCTACGGCCGATCCGGGACCGCTATGGGCACACACCAGCCGCACTGGCCAACGTAGCCATACGCTTCGCACTAACAACCGCTCCGACCGCCGTTTCGATGCTCGGCTTCCGCACCGCCAGCCAGATCACCACGATCACCACCCCCGGCCCCGCACTGACACCGACAGAAATCGAGGACCTAGCGGCGATAGGAACCCGAATCCGCGGAAGCCTAAACCAGGCATTTCCCACCAAAACCCGACTGTGA
- a CDS encoding HAD family hydrolase → MTTRAAVPDGETFGALIFDWDGTLVDSNDVCFTALARAMADAGAKLDPDWYWPRQAITSPDMLLAWEQEFGHLPEPVDNIIRRCRGYVRAAAPDLRVIDDVALVARTARQRGQRLGIGSNSSGSVVAAGLEATGLAVLFDAVVTSSDVPQGRGKPEPDIFLLVAQRLDAEPADCLVYDDTDVGVAAALSAGMAAYNVQTGVLSAPIGAAPRHRPAVMDRVD, encoded by the coding sequence ATGACCACACGCGCGGCGGTGCCGGACGGCGAGACCTTCGGGGCTCTGATCTTCGACTGGGACGGCACCCTGGTGGACTCCAACGACGTCTGTTTCACGGCCCTGGCGCGTGCGATGGCAGACGCGGGAGCAAAGCTGGATCCGGACTGGTACTGGCCGCGGCAGGCGATAACGTCGCCCGACATGCTGCTCGCGTGGGAGCAGGAGTTCGGCCATCTGCCGGAACCGGTCGACAACATCATTCGCAGGTGCCGCGGGTACGTTCGGGCTGCGGCTCCCGACCTCAGAGTCATCGATGACGTGGCCCTGGTTGCGCGCACGGCACGGCAGCGCGGCCAGCGGCTCGGTATCGGCTCGAACTCGTCCGGGAGTGTCGTGGCTGCCGGGCTCGAAGCCACAGGACTTGCAGTTCTGTTCGATGCCGTCGTGACGTCGAGTGATGTACCACAGGGCAGGGGTAAGCCCGAGCCTGACATCTTCTTGCTGGTAGCCCAGCGACTCGATGCCGAGCCGGCGGACTGTCTGGTGTATGACGACACCGACGTAGGCGTAGCGGCGGCGCTTTCGGCGGGCATGGCGGCGTACAACGTACAGACCGGTGTCCTCAGCGCGCCGATCGGCGCGGCTCCGAGGCATCGGCCTGCGGTCATGGATCGGGTCGACTAG
- a CDS encoding DUF2470 domain-containing protein, translating to MGGARLSNIHPDASAQRLRTIVAAATSLELRTPGHRADLINRHSLDPSGRIRIDLPVDSRLATDITHQREVAAVLEITDLAPTPVRDRVRGRCTLSGWLAPVTISDTRNEDEDLTVALDLAAVELSVDGITAMVDPADFAAAEPDLLAAEEAELLCHLERRHPRTVERLCRLVEPRHRHGVQRVVPVRLDRHGLVLRLERVSGHRDVRLGFTSALRHSDELRERMAELLERGTACSRRTRTWLN from the coding sequence ATGGGAGGTGCCAGGTTGAGCAACATCCACCCCGACGCTTCCGCGCAGCGGCTCCGGACGATCGTCGCCGCGGCCACCTCGCTGGAACTGCGGACACCCGGGCACCGGGCGGACCTCATCAACCGGCACTCGCTGGACCCCAGCGGCCGAATCCGGATCGACCTTCCAGTCGACAGTCGGTTGGCCACCGACATCACCCACCAGCGCGAGGTCGCGGCGGTCCTCGAGATCACCGACCTCGCGCCGACGCCGGTCCGGGACCGGGTCCGAGGCCGTTGCACGCTCAGTGGCTGGCTCGCCCCGGTCACCATCAGCGACACCAGGAACGAAGATGAGGACCTGACCGTGGCGCTCGATCTCGCCGCCGTCGAGCTCAGCGTTGATGGGATCACCGCGATGGTCGATCCCGCCGACTTCGCGGCCGCCGAACCGGACCTGCTCGCCGCCGAGGAGGCGGAACTGCTCTGCCACCTGGAACGCCGCCATCCGCGTACGGTCGAGCGGCTCTGCCGTCTGGTCGAACCGCGTCATCGGCACGGCGTGCAGCGGGTCGTACCGGTCCGCCTGGACCGGCACGGACTGGTGCTCCGACTGGAGCGCGTGAGCGGCCACCGTGACGTTCGGCTCGGCTTCACGTCAGCGTTGCGCCACTCCGACGAACTCCGCGAGCGCATGGCCGAACTGCTTGAGCGCGGCACCGCCTGCAGCCGACGAACCCGGACGTGGCTGAACTGA
- a CDS encoding DUF2470 domain-containing protein translates to MAFHPGGWPAGPTGSALANEAISEAPLTGSRVLLTDHHAVLARSALSAAVSLQLRLGDAAVDLIESHAVLPDGTVILAVDAMSPTGGLLVAARGRSGEVQLDVTQLVPVAVRSRVRARVRVTGTAHRFDPASLELCDGDTVMSLLNLPPVALWAIDPVEVAVTSGYDDAMVSASAYRATRPDPLATLESTHLQHLTQYHQDVIDQLATLVSPTLTAKATRVVPVAVDADGVVLRAEAPDGHVDVRLPFACRVASGASLAEGLRTLLAKAAPHRSVRSPRSTADAVVPPALACDLPATTCGIPSV, encoded by the coding sequence ATGGCGTTCCATCCAGGCGGTTGGCCAGCGGGCCCGACCGGTTCAGCGCTCGCCAACGAGGCGATATCCGAGGCACCGCTGACGGGCTCACGCGTCCTGCTGACGGACCACCACGCGGTGCTTGCGCGCTCCGCCCTTTCCGCCGCCGTGTCCCTACAGCTCCGACTCGGTGACGCCGCCGTTGACCTGATCGAGTCGCACGCCGTGCTCCCCGACGGCACCGTGATTCTCGCGGTCGACGCGATGAGCCCGACCGGCGGCCTGCTGGTGGCGGCACGCGGTCGATCGGGGGAAGTACAACTGGACGTGACGCAACTCGTCCCGGTCGCCGTACGCTCCCGGGTGCGGGCCAGGGTGCGCGTAACGGGAACGGCGCACCGATTTGACCCGGCGAGCCTGGAGTTGTGCGACGGCGACACGGTGATGTCCCTGCTCAACCTGCCTCCGGTCGCGCTGTGGGCGATCGATCCTGTGGAGGTCGCAGTCACCAGCGGTTACGACGACGCCATGGTGAGCGCCAGTGCCTATCGCGCGACGCGGCCGGACCCGCTCGCCACCCTCGAATCCACCCATCTACAGCATCTCACCCAGTACCACCAGGACGTGATTGACCAGCTCGCGACGCTGGTCAGCCCCACGTTGACAGCCAAGGCGACGCGAGTCGTACCGGTCGCTGTGGACGCCGACGGCGTGGTGCTCCGGGCAGAGGCACCGGACGGACACGTCGACGTTCGGCTGCCGTTCGCCTGTCGGGTCGCCTCGGGCGCCAGCCTCGCCGAGGGACTGCGGACGCTGCTTGCCAAGGCGGCACCGCACCGATCCGTTCGTTCACCCCGCAGTACGGCCGACGCGGTTGTGCCTCCGGCGCTCGCCTGCGACCTGCCCGCCACGACGTGCGGGATTCCCTCCGTCTGA
- a CDS encoding MarR family winged helix-turn-helix transcriptional regulator: protein MSATETATDVDPVLVAVERAMTRIRRRQARRTLGRSAVKDQPQVDLHQIAVVDAVEEGPPPGQEGVTVGLVAERLDIDPSRASRVVAATIDNGYLRRVASQRDGRRICLELTARGVEAVQNAHQSRQAFYKRLFADWSARDQQEFARLLTKFIDSLAEEDVSR, encoded by the coding sequence ATGTCAGCCACCGAGACGGCCACTGACGTGGATCCGGTACTGGTCGCCGTTGAACGCGCGATGACCAGGATCCGCCGCCGACAGGCCCGGCGTACCCTCGGCCGGTCCGCGGTCAAGGATCAGCCGCAGGTCGACCTGCACCAGATCGCGGTGGTCGACGCCGTCGAGGAAGGGCCGCCCCCGGGCCAGGAGGGCGTCACGGTGGGACTCGTGGCCGAACGACTCGACATCGACCCGTCGCGGGCCAGCCGGGTCGTCGCGGCGACCATCGACAACGGATATCTGCGCCGGGTGGCTTCGCAGCGTGACGGCCGCCGTATCTGTCTGGAGTTGACCGCGCGCGGGGTGGAGGCTGTCCAAAACGCCCACCAGTCCCGCCAGGCCTTCTACAAGCGGCTGTTTGCCGACTGGAGCGCCCGTGACCAACAGGAGTTCGCTCGACTGCTGACGAAGTTCATCGACTCTCTGGCCGAAGAGGACGTCTCGCGCTGA